From SAR86 cluster bacterium, the proteins below share one genomic window:
- a CDS encoding acetylacetone-cleaving protein gives MSKTFNIHQDELEGRYVQMDQVEWVDFPAALCEGPIKWKLLNVSPELGSWTAIFDCPAETSFNRHIHIGPGEYFLTKGRMDVRGGDDDGGSTAIAPGYGYEPCNARHDKTYFPEDSEFYMNFVGPLNFIDEEGNTIALVTWQDAQGAWEAS, from the coding sequence ATGAGTAAAACATTTAATATTCATCAAGATGAACTTGAAGGCAGATATGTCCAAATGGACCAAGTTGAATGGGTAGATTTTCCTGCTGCTTTATGTGAAGGGCCAATTAAATGGAAACTTTTAAATGTTTCTCCTGAACTGGGATCTTGGACTGCAATTTTTGATTGTCCGGCTGAGACTTCCTTCAATAGGCATATTCATATAGGACCTGGAGAGTACTTCTTAACCAAAGGACGTATGGATGTGAGAGGAGGAGATGATGATGGAGGATCTACTGCTATAGCTCCTGGATATGGTTATGAGCCCTGCAATGCAAGACATGACAAGACTTACTTTCCTGAGGATAGTGAGTTCTATATGAATTTTGTGGGACCTCTTAATTTTATTGATGAAGAGGGCAACACAATAGCATTAGTCACTTGGCAAGATGCTCAAGGTGCTTGGGAAGCATCATAA